A segment of the Gossypium hirsutum isolate 1008001.06 chromosome D10, Gossypium_hirsutum_v2.1, whole genome shotgun sequence genome:
CTGGCATACAAAAACCAgtttttaatcataaaaattttaacagaaggaccaatttgttatttgatttaatgtataaagactaatttgtctatttttgaataaaaaggaaaaaatgtaaTCCTACTTCTAGTACAAAgatctccatgatacttttaccatctctttctagAAAACATATGCATATGTATTAGAGAATAGAAAAAGGTATATTTGTTGCATGTATATAGTTCACACTATACGTAACAAAGGTAGAGGATAAGTGAGTGGATttcataatatattattaatgaaTTCAGACACCTAGAGTACTCCTAAACTTGTAATTCTTCGGACAGTTGTTGAATTCAAGGGTATATACTTTTAATTAGGTTGTGATATGTCAGAAAAGAGCAAATTTCTGGCTTTTAATCCTTGTTAATCATGTCACTTTTGTTGTCTAGgtcttctttttcctttcttccttGGCCTACTCAATTAGGTCctattcactttttttttcctctGCTTTTGTGATGGagatttctaagtttttttttttttacttaatgcAACTTCTAGGAATAGAAAGTATGATCTACACAATATAGAAGATTTTCCTCGTAGAATATCTCACATTGGATAGGTGTTTTAAATACCAAATAACTTAGATTAGGATATACACTAattaaaactagaaaaaaaatatttgttgttTAATTATTCAATCTTTCAAGAACTCAAGAAATCATAAACTTCCCCCTGAACTTGATTTCGGAAGAggaaataaaagattaaattatgctattagtttTCATACTTTTCGAGTTGgtcaattttaatttatatagtttttgaattttcaaattttagtccTGACTTAAACAGTGGCATTTAAATTCGtttggttaaatttaattacCGGTTCAGTACTATGCATACAATTGTAGATTTGGTCCATATTTTTCAATATGAATTTTGGTCTATAATTTAAGAATTATCGTTTGGTAAGAACTGAAATTTTAAACGTtgaaaaatacaaggactaaaaaaaccaaattaaagtatagggactaaatccactacttttacaaagtaaaaggactaatagcagaatttaatcAAGATAAAAAAACAAGTTTTTAATAAGTTCAAGTAGGTAGTTAGCTATTTAGGTTTAAAATTAACCGAAAATTTAAACACAAATCTTTATTCACTTCACTTGTAATTCAAGATATCCTGATGAAACTAGTCTATAATGAGTATATGCAGGTGACTGATGAGTCTAAATGGAAGAGACAAATTAGTTCGGAATGTGATCGATGGTATATAGAATGTTCCATGCATTATATATGTATAGttgagaaagagagagagaaggaGAAAGAAAATCTAAGGGGATTAGGAAGGGAGTATGAGAAAGGGAGTCCATAATTATTTCAGCTAGCTTTTGAAGATCTTCTCCCTACAATCTAGAGACTATAGATAGCTAACTGTTTGATATTTCATCACTATTGTAATGAGTTCAAACTCCCAAACTGTCTTGTCTTCTGACTTGTGTTTCTCTTCTGTTGCATTCAGGCAAGTTGTATTTTCTGGTCTCAactataaaatcaaaattcagaattttaattttggtacCAAATTTGAATCCTCATAATCATTGGGATTGAGAATATAATACACGTAACATAGTTTACATACAGCAAAGGGGAGAAGCAATAATTGCGGTACTGACCACTGTAACGAAGTCTAATCCCAGAGAATCATTTAAACTTGTCCAGTTGCTGGACAATTAAGGCATAGGTAGAATACATGTCTTTGCATTGCATAACTCTTTACCTCTCCATCACCATGACAGTCCAAAAGGGTCCCAACCTCACCAATCATACACCTTCAACCATAAAGCACATAAAAAGCATTTGAGTATCACGTGTCCCAGGGACCCCTTTGCTACCCCACCCTACCCCGGCAGTCCCTCTCATCCATATCCCAGAATAGATACGTGATGTCTACATTCCGACACTGACGGATACAAGGAGAGTATGCATCAGAGGCCATGGCATGGCATGGCATGGCATGACATGACATAATACGCATTCAGCTTCAAAGCAGAGAGCCATTGCATCTTATTCTAAAAGGGGGGGGAGGGGAACAAGAATATCCTTAAACATAGAgttaaaatctgaaaattttgcAACTCATTTTGtctttttggtgaaaaaaaaaaaaagagaggtgaGATTGTGGTTTCAAACTGTTGAAGAAAGTGCAAAGATTTGTGGAAATCTTTTCTTTATGGTGACCCTGGCTGGTCTTATAAACACAAGACCCCAAAAAAGAAGTGAAAGACAATCCTAAAAATCTCTAACACCCCCTCACTTCTTCTCTTCCTTGCCTCTCCTAACCAATAGGAGAACATGCTTGTTAGCTTTCCCGGACAAAACAACATGCTTGTCTTAAGAAGCTTCATGATCTTGTTCTTCAGCTGCATAACCATTAAAATCAACCTCTGTTTTCCAAGTattccttcttcactaaaaacaCTTTCCATTGATGGACATTTCGATTTTGAACAAGTCGAGCATGCAGCTAAAGATTTTGGTAATAGATACAGTTACCTCCCTTTAGCTGTTTTATACCCGAAGTCAGTTTCCGACGTTGCTACCACAGTGAATCATGTTTGGCAGATTGGTGGCGGTTCAGAACTAAAAGTAGCAGCTAGAGGGCATGGTCACTCACTCCAGGGACAAGCACAAGCTCACCGAGGTGTTGTGATCAACATGGAATCACTCCAAGGCCTTAAAATGCAGGTTCACACTGGGAACTTCCCTTATGTGGATGTATCAGGTGGTGAGTTATGGATAAATATACTGCGTCAAAGCCTGAAACATGGGTTAGCACCAAAATCTTGGACAGATTACCTACATTTAACAGTTGGTGGCACTTTGTCCAATGCTGGGATCAGTGGACAAGCATTTCGGCATGGACCGCAGATCAGTAATGTTTACCAACTGGAAGTTGTAACAGGTTAATTCAGCCTCTATgagatacatacatacatgcacaCATACAGTATATATACTGACTGAAGATTGTCTCTACTTGAACATAGGGAAAGGAGAAGTGGTGAATTGCTCTGAGAAACAGAACAGTGATCTGTTTTACAGCGTCCTTGGAGGATTGGGTCAGTTTGGCATCATAACAAGGGCGAGAATATCACTTGAACCAGCACCCGAAATGGTAAGAATGGAAATTATATAGTTAGAAGACTATTTCAAATTAGTTGACTAATAATTCTGATTGTTGAACAGGTCAAATGGATTAGGATGGTGTATACAGATTTTGCGACATTTACTAGGGACCAAGAGAAGTTAATATCAGGACAAAGCACATTTGATTATGTTGAAGGATTTGTGATAATAAACAGGACTGGTTTATTGAATAACTGGAGATCATCATTCAATCCACAAGATCCTCTACAAGCTAGCCAATTCAAGTCTGATGGAAGGACGCTCTTTTGTCTTGAATTAGCAAAGTACTTTAACCATGAAGATATGGTACTAGTAAATCAGGTGAGTCACTCTTTGATTATTAATGgatcatcaaatggaaacaatgGAACTGATAAAAAGGGCATTGATGTATTGCAGGAAATAAAGACATCATTATCTCAGTTAAACCATATTCCATCCACACTGTTTATATCAGAAGTTCCATACATGGAGTTTTTAGACAGGGTTCACATTTCTGAGATCAAACTCCG
Coding sequences within it:
- the LOC107931753 gene encoding cytokinin dehydrogenase 6, which translates into the protein MLVSFPGQNNMLVLRSFMILFFSCITIKINLCFPSIPSSLKTLSIDGHFDFEQVEHAAKDFGNRYSYLPLAVLYPKSVSDVATTVNHVWQIGGGSELKVAARGHGHSLQGQAQAHRGVVINMESLQGLKMQVHTGNFPYVDVSGGELWINILRQSLKHGLAPKSWTDYLHLTVGGTLSNAGISGQAFRHGPQISNVYQLEVVTGKGEVVNCSEKQNSDLFYSVLGGLGQFGIITRARISLEPAPEMVKWIRMVYTDFATFTRDQEKLISGQSTFDYVEGFVIINRTGLLNNWRSSFNPQDPLQASQFKSDGRTLFCLELAKYFNHEDMVLVNQEIKTSLSQLNHIPSTLFISEVPYMEFLDRVHISEIKLRSRGLWEVPHPWLNLFIPKSKIHSFAQEVFGNILTDTSSGPILIYPVNKSKWDNRTSVVIPEEDVFYLVAFLSSAVPSSTGNDGLEQILIRNKRILDYCEIAGLGVKQYLPHFSTQGEWKSHFGPHWEAFIRRKSTYDPSAILAPGQRIFQKPIAYS